Proteins co-encoded in one Methylobacterium sp. WL1 genomic window:
- a CDS encoding invasion associated locus B family protein, with amino-acid sequence MSTYRAVVRFSLTATLLLAVPFASPRAQDAEPEAPAAANAPAKAKPKPKPKPPASKPAAKPAAAPAPAAAHAAWPTGASTVSESYGDWTMTCTRPSEKVTCIVAQSQGDSQTGRRKFGLELQSPNDGRSEGIVLMPFGLSIEAGVSFKLDEQALGKGAPYSMCVSDGCLVPISFPTLALDGMRNAKTLLVTGQKSSGSEPATITVPLQGFPQALDRAVALSG; translated from the coding sequence ATGTCGACGTATCGAGCGGTCGTTCGCTTCAGTCTGACCGCGACGCTGCTGCTTGCCGTGCCGTTCGCGTCGCCGCGTGCCCAGGATGCCGAGCCCGAGGCACCCGCCGCTGCCAACGCGCCGGCCAAGGCCAAGCCTAAACCCAAGCCGAAACCGCCCGCCTCCAAGCCGGCCGCCAAGCCGGCTGCCGCGCCAGCGCCTGCCGCAGCGCACGCGGCCTGGCCCACCGGTGCCAGCACCGTCAGCGAGAGCTACGGCGACTGGACGATGACCTGCACGCGCCCGAGCGAGAAGGTCACCTGCATCGTCGCGCAATCCCAGGGTGATTCGCAGACCGGCCGACGCAAGTTCGGCCTAGAACTGCAATCTCCGAACGACGGCCGCTCGGAAGGCATCGTGCTGATGCCCTTCGGCCTGTCGATCGAGGCCGGTGTGAGTTTCAAGCTCGACGAGCAGGCCCTCGGCAAGGGCGCGCCCTACAGCATGTGCGTGAGCGACGGCTGTCTCGTGCCGATCAGCTTCCCCACCCTGGCGCTCGACGGCATGCGCAACGCCAAGACGTTGCTCGTGACCGGCCAGAAATCGAGCGGGAGCGAGCCCGCCACCATCACGGTGCCCCTCCAAGGCTTCCCGCAGGCCCTCGACCGCGCCGTGGCCCTCAGTGGCTGA
- a CDS encoding tetratricopeptide repeat protein has product MLPPARKALALELARLPTLTRLSLRLPDEAVATVSAEGPTTRLRVAGSWTIDSNEARGRPRPGIAKLATESDASSASILLTPAEGYTVTTEREDGAYTIDVVSRTPLKAPESKAAEVPGPADAGAAKPVVPVPQPTRKAEAPATPDAAPEAPPTRKAGSGLVFPFTTLPPAALFERGGVATLVFETAEPVTAPAGNQGLAPVGAPTRTGPVTVLRFRVPPGRLVDLAAVTTGTGSAWELSAGDTLSPSDTLDPVRKPDPSGRITVSLALPRPGSATWLDLDGERIAVVASAAQRAIGNPKSRRFVDFEILPSRHGLAVLASADDLAVRPQLDAVTIGREGGLAASTAARKPDPALAEAGTLAVAREPWEQARIGNVRETLRTLAGTAAMVPPAERGPARLALARANIANGFDLEGLAALEAAAAEDPLLATQRDVAILRGLALVRSGRNAEALKALSGPRLASDPEAALWRAMASAGLGDWKAAETGFPNALPVADGYPTDLAQQIRAQAAEAAIENGDAETAAARAEDAAHLPRWIRDRLALVRARVSEATGQADAALDAYARLEQVGQRPVAAEAQLRSTLLARAAGKIEPDAAIERLERLALTWHGGPTETGIAVGLARLYLDAGRWRDAFAALRRANAIAPNDPATQALSREVRTAFENLYLTDKGDRLTGIEAVALYFDFRELAPIGRRGDEVVRRLADRLVGLDLLDSAADLLQYQIDNRLTGPARSAVAARLATIRLMDDKPMRALQALDATNLPELPGELKRARALVRARALSDLTRTDLALETIEDESGPDIERLRADIYWGARRWREAGESHESLLGDAWRAGRPLDVQARADAVRAAIAYDLAGEAIGLERLKAKFSEAMAESPDARTFALLTGANPTKTPEFRGIAARATKADTLSAFLAEYRKRYPETALPERGAAAGERQTSAEARGAPPG; this is encoded by the coding sequence ATGCTCCCGCCGGCGCGCAAGGCCCTCGCGCTGGAACTCGCCCGGCTGCCGACCCTGACGCGCCTGTCGCTGCGCCTGCCCGACGAGGCGGTGGCGACCGTGAGCGCCGAGGGGCCGACGACGCGCCTGCGCGTCGCCGGTTCCTGGACGATCGATTCGAACGAGGCCCGGGGCCGTCCGCGGCCGGGTATCGCCAAGCTCGCCACCGAGTCGGACGCGAGTTCGGCCAGCATCCTGCTGACCCCCGCCGAGGGCTACACCGTCACGACGGAGCGGGAGGATGGGGCCTACACGATCGATGTCGTGAGCCGCACGCCACTCAAGGCCCCGGAATCGAAGGCGGCCGAGGTGCCGGGGCCGGCCGATGCGGGCGCCGCCAAACCTGTCGTGCCGGTCCCTCAGCCCACCCGAAAGGCCGAGGCTCCGGCCACCCCGGACGCCGCACCCGAGGCGCCTCCGACCCGCAAGGCCGGATCCGGCCTGGTCTTCCCGTTCACGACCTTGCCGCCCGCCGCCCTGTTCGAGCGTGGCGGCGTCGCCACGCTGGTGTTCGAGACCGCCGAGCCCGTCACCGCCCCGGCGGGCAACCAGGGCCTCGCACCGGTCGGAGCGCCGACCCGGACCGGACCGGTCACGGTCCTGCGCTTCCGGGTGCCGCCGGGCCGGCTGGTCGATCTGGCCGCGGTCACGACCGGAACCGGATCGGCCTGGGAGCTGTCGGCCGGCGACACGCTGAGCCCGAGCGACACGCTCGATCCGGTCCGGAAGCCGGATCCGTCCGGCCGGATCACCGTGTCCCTGGCGCTGCCCCGGCCCGGATCGGCCACCTGGCTCGACCTCGACGGCGAGCGCATCGCGGTGGTCGCCTCGGCGGCGCAGCGCGCGATCGGCAATCCGAAGAGCCGGCGCTTCGTGGATTTCGAGATCCTGCCGAGCCGGCACGGGCTCGCGGTGCTGGCGAGCGCCGACGACCTCGCGGTGCGGCCCCAGCTCGACGCGGTCACGATCGGCCGGGAAGGCGGCCTTGCTGCCTCCACGGCCGCGCGCAAGCCCGATCCCGCCCTGGCCGAGGCCGGCACCCTCGCGGTTGCGCGCGAGCCCTGGGAGCAGGCGCGGATCGGGAACGTACGCGAGACCCTCCGGACGCTGGCCGGCACCGCCGCGATGGTGCCCCCGGCTGAGCGCGGGCCGGCACGCCTCGCGCTCGCCCGCGCCAACATCGCCAACGGGTTCGATCTCGAAGGCCTCGCAGCCCTGGAGGCGGCGGCAGCCGAGGATCCGCTGCTCGCCACCCAGCGCGACGTCGCGATCCTGCGCGGTTTGGCCCTCGTGCGCAGCGGCCGCAACGCCGAGGCCCTGAAGGCCCTGTCGGGGCCGCGACTCGCGAGCGACCCGGAGGCCGCCCTGTGGCGCGCGATGGCGTCGGCCGGTCTCGGCGACTGGAAGGCGGCCGAGACCGGCTTCCCCAACGCATTGCCGGTCGCCGATGGCTACCCCACGGACCTCGCCCAGCAGATCCGGGCCCAGGCCGCGGAGGCGGCGATCGAGAACGGCGACGCCGAGACCGCCGCCGCCCGGGCGGAGGACGCGGCCCACCTGCCGCGCTGGATCCGCGACCGGCTCGCCCTGGTCCGAGCCCGCGTCTCGGAGGCGACCGGCCAGGCCGACGCGGCGCTCGATGCGTATGCCCGCTTGGAGCAAGTCGGCCAGCGGCCGGTGGCGGCCGAGGCGCAACTGCGCAGCACCCTGCTCGCCCGGGCCGCCGGCAAGATCGAGCCGGATGCCGCGATCGAGCGGCTGGAACGGCTGGCGCTGACCTGGCATGGCGGCCCCACCGAGACCGGCATTGCGGTCGGATTGGCGCGGCTCTACCTCGACGCCGGTCGCTGGCGCGACGCGTTCGCGGCCCTGCGCCGGGCGAACGCTATCGCGCCGAACGACCCGGCCACGCAGGCGCTTTCCCGCGAGGTGCGCACCGCCTTCGAGAACCTCTATCTCACCGACAAGGGTGACCGGCTCACCGGGATCGAGGCCGTGGCGCTCTACTTCGATTTCCGCGAGCTGGCCCCGATCGGGCGGCGCGGGGACGAGGTGGTGCGCCGGCTGGCCGACCGCCTGGTCGGGCTCGACCTCCTGGATTCGGCCGCCGACCTGCTCCAGTACCAGATCGACAACCGGCTCACCGGTCCCGCCCGCTCCGCGGTGGCGGCCCGGCTCGCCACGATCCGGCTGATGGACGACAAGCCGATGCGGGCGCTGCAAGCCCTCGACGCGACCAACCTGCCCGAGCTGCCCGGCGAGTTGAAGCGCGCCCGCGCCCTGGTCCGCGCCCGCGCCCTCTCGGACCTGACCCGCACCGATTTGGCCCTGGAAACGATCGAGGATGAGAGCGGCCCCGATATCGAGCGGCTGCGGGCCGACATCTACTGGGGCGCCCGCCGCTGGCGCGAGGCCGGCGAATCGCACGAATCGCTGCTCGGCGACGCCTGGCGCGCCGGCCGGCCCCTCGACGTGCAGGCCCGGGCCGACGCGGTGCGGGCCGCCATCGCGTACGACCTCGCCGGTGAGGCGATCGGTCTCGAGCGGCTGAAGGCGAAGTTCTCCGAGGCGATGGCCGAGAGCCCCGACGCGCGCACCTTCGCGCTGCTCACGGGCGCCAACCCGACGAAGACCCCGGAATTCCGCGGCATTGCGGCCCGCGCTACCAAGGCCGACACCCTGTCGGCCTTCCTGGCCGAGTACCGCAAGCGCTATCCCGAGACCGCTCTCCCCGAACGCGGCGCGGCCGCGGGCGAGCGCCAGACCAGCGCAGAAGCCCGCGGCGCGCCCCCGGGCTGA
- a CDS encoding AAA family ATPase, which translates to MVVCGLQGAGKSTWIAAQADDVGPVYLDAALPGVRHRAPIIAVARRHGVPVEAVLIRVPLDVALERNRQRRADAIVPEASIRTVASLFEPPTVEEGFSRVRIVEA; encoded by the coding sequence GTGGTCGTCTGCGGCTTGCAGGGCGCGGGCAAGTCGACCTGGATCGCCGCGCAGGCCGACGATGTCGGTCCCGTCTATCTCGACGCGGCTCTCCCGGGCGTTCGGCACCGGGCGCCGATCATCGCCGTCGCGCGCCGTCACGGCGTCCCCGTGGAGGCCGTCTTGATCCGCGTTCCGCTCGACGTCGCGCTCGAACGGAACCGGCAGCGGCGCGCCGACGCGATCGTCCCCGAGGCGAGCATCCGCACGGTCGCCAGCCTGTTCGAGCCGCCGACCGTGGAGGAGGGGTTCTCGCGGGTGCGGATCGTCGAGGCCTGA
- a CDS encoding pilus assembly protein TadG-related protein translates to MPGLLNRVQRRIVRATGLSGARSGNVTILFALSLLPMVGLLGYGIDYGVAITDKSKLDAAADAAAIAAVATAKAYIAANPGQANVTANAIAAGIAQASKAFTVNAGTVPFAQVQLQTPQLTRKSQTLVSTVVYSATVKNNFGQIFRTPTTNFSNTVTASADLASYLDFYLLLDVSGSMGLPATTAGMSKLASQNNDKSSDYKQGCQFACHYQTYNGWTLAAGKIQLRSDALNTAVCSLIQRAANPSVTSQYRVGLYPFINQMGTLADINSSIATLNTVADCANTNPYPLALTKLLDTGTTQLSTGGDPSTGTGAGGTHFEVVLPQMKAAITNAGGFGDGSSSGARKPFVFLVTDGMQNGQHYSINKNGKYYYPGSPSKFPGYAAGDFDGSSPAQIDPSLCTALKSAGATVSILYIPYNSIAFTDYGGGIAAENKKVNGLNPTLAATVQSCASPGYFYTANSPDDITTSLNAMFDKALQVARLTQ, encoded by the coding sequence ATGCCCGGGCTTCTGAACCGCGTGCAGCGCCGCATCGTCCGGGCGACGGGTCTCTCGGGCGCACGCTCCGGCAACGTGACGATCCTGTTCGCCCTGAGCCTGCTGCCGATGGTCGGCCTGCTCGGCTACGGGATCGATTACGGCGTCGCGATCACCGACAAGTCCAAGCTCGACGCCGCCGCGGATGCGGCCGCCATCGCCGCGGTGGCGACCGCGAAGGCCTACATCGCGGCCAACCCGGGCCAGGCGAACGTCACCGCCAACGCCATCGCGGCCGGCATCGCGCAGGCGTCGAAAGCCTTCACGGTCAACGCCGGCACCGTGCCGTTCGCGCAGGTGCAGCTTCAGACGCCGCAACTCACGCGCAAGAGCCAGACGCTCGTGTCGACGGTCGTCTACAGCGCCACGGTGAAGAACAATTTCGGGCAGATCTTCCGGACCCCGACCACGAACTTCTCCAACACGGTCACGGCCTCGGCCGACCTCGCGAGCTACCTCGATTTCTACCTGCTGCTGGACGTGTCGGGCTCGATGGGCCTGCCGGCGACCACCGCCGGCATGAGCAAGCTGGCGAGCCAGAACAACGACAAGAGTTCGGACTACAAGCAGGGTTGCCAGTTTGCCTGCCATTACCAAACCTACAACGGCTGGACCCTTGCCGCCGGCAAGATACAGCTGCGCTCGGACGCACTGAACACGGCGGTCTGCTCGTTGATCCAGCGGGCCGCCAACCCGTCGGTGACGAGCCAGTACCGCGTCGGCCTGTACCCGTTCATCAACCAGATGGGTACGCTCGCCGACATCAACAGCTCCATCGCCACCCTGAACACCGTCGCCGACTGTGCCAACACGAACCCCTACCCGCTCGCCCTGACCAAGCTTCTGGATACCGGCACGACGCAGCTGTCCACGGGGGGGGACCCGAGCACCGGCACGGGGGCCGGCGGAACGCATTTCGAGGTCGTCCTGCCGCAAATGAAGGCCGCCATCACCAATGCAGGCGGATTCGGGGACGGCTCCAGCAGCGGTGCCCGCAAACCGTTCGTGTTCCTGGTCACCGACGGCATGCAGAACGGCCAGCACTATTCCATCAACAAGAACGGCAAATACTACTACCCGGGTAGCCCCTCGAAATTCCCGGGCTACGCCGCCGGCGACTTCGACGGCTCGTCTCCCGCGCAGATCGATCCGTCACTCTGCACCGCGCTCAAATCGGCCGGTGCGACGGTCTCGATCCTGTACATCCCCTACAACAGCATCGCCTTCACGGATTACGGCGGCGGCATCGCCGCAGAAAACAAGAAGGTCAACGGATTGAACCCGACGCTGGCGGCGACCGTGCAAAGCTGTGCGTCACCGGGATATTTCTACACGGCCAACAGCCCAGACGACATCACGACCTCGCTCAACGCGATGTTCGACAAAGCGCTTCAGGTCGCACGCCTGACGCAATAG
- a CDS encoding TadE/TadG family type IV pilus assembly protein encodes MHGRSPTNRMARVAGSRPAQVEPPSAKGFLRDRRAVSAIEFALILPVLLILMLGGTQLITYINASRKVGLVAQSISQMMSQAMPPAGSTVATVNATDLHFSFDSALVLFPYLMTDAPRQGLQWWQDIAITYAAVAFTQTAANCTGGDLSACYTAAVAWTSSGTSGGNYRPCTVPQLPAADTAPPNRTTLPRSVFGPGSIVAIDVVFNFKPSFGARFIPAVRIARSMYVQPRYATLVNFDPAGNDGIATKCPGF; translated from the coding sequence ATGCACGGGCGCTCGCCGACGAACCGGATGGCCCGCGTCGCGGGATCGCGACCGGCTCAGGTCGAGCCGCCATCGGCGAAGGGCTTCCTGCGCGACAGGCGGGCGGTCTCCGCGATCGAGTTCGCCCTGATCCTGCCGGTGCTGCTGATCCTGATGCTCGGCGGGACCCAGCTGATCACGTATATCAACGCCAGCCGCAAGGTCGGGCTGGTCGCCCAGTCGATCAGCCAGATGATGTCCCAGGCGATGCCGCCCGCGGGCTCGACGGTGGCGACCGTCAACGCCACCGACCTGCATTTCAGCTTCGATTCCGCCCTGGTCCTGTTCCCGTACCTGATGACGGACGCGCCGCGGCAGGGTCTGCAATGGTGGCAGGACATCGCCATCACCTACGCCGCCGTCGCGTTCACCCAGACGGCGGCAAACTGCACCGGCGGCGACCTGAGCGCCTGCTACACGGCCGCCGTCGCCTGGACGAGCTCGGGGACCAGCGGGGGCAACTACCGGCCCTGCACGGTCCCGCAGCTTCCGGCCGCCGACACGGCCCCGCCGAACCGCACCACGCTCCCCCGCTCGGTCTTCGGGCCGGGATCGATCGTGGCGATCGACGTCGTCTTCAACTTCAAGCCGTCCTTCGGCGCGCGGTTCATCCCCGCCGTGCGGATCGCCCGCTCGATGTACGTGCAGCCGCGCTACGCCACGCTGGTCAATTTCGACCCGGCGGGCAACGATGGGATCGCCACCAAATGCCCGGGCTTCTGA
- a CDS encoding pilus assembly protein, which produces MLFILTLLFIMTVATILFINQSLDYATTRAARQILTGAAQTSALDQAGFKTALCRNLPASMTCANLVVNLYLVPPGSGSSGYYSYVRSDVSGLAIPALTPGSGQYSLGTRGQYQYLLVIYPITFLPSAFAKMLGGGAVFNGAPAYLAVSTAAFRNELF; this is translated from the coding sequence ATGCTGTTCATCCTGACTCTTCTGTTTATCATGACCGTAGCCACGATCCTGTTTATCAATCAATCGCTAGACTATGCCACGACCCGCGCCGCACGGCAGATCCTGACAGGGGCCGCCCAGACGAGCGCCCTCGATCAGGCCGGCTTCAAGACCGCCCTATGCCGGAACCTGCCGGCCTCGATGACATGCGCCAACCTCGTGGTGAACCTGTACCTGGTGCCGCCCGGAAGCGGGTCGAGCGGCTACTACAGCTACGTGAGATCCGATGTCAGCGGCCTGGCGATCCCGGCGCTGACCCCCGGGTCCGGCCAGTACAGTCTCGGCACGCGCGGACAGTACCAGTACCTCCTGGTGATCTATCCGATCACGTTCCTGCCCTCCGCCTTCGCGAAGATGCTGGGCGGCGGCGCGGTGTTCAATGGCGCCCCGGCCTACCTGGCGGTGTCGACGGCGGCGTTCCGCAACGAGCTGTTCTGA
- the fliP gene encoding flagellar type III secretion system pore protein FliP (The bacterial flagellar biogenesis protein FliP forms a type III secretion system (T3SS)-type pore required for flagellar assembly.), translating into MLAGAVLAAGPALSQSLSVDLGAGGTTERALQLVALITILAVAPSVLVMATAFTRIVVVLSILRSALGTQTAPPTAVIVSLALFLTAFVMAPTGRVAYSAGIEPLVAGRITQAQAFERASAPFKTFMLKNVREKDLKLFLDLAKVPVPKGPEDVGLEIVTPAFMISELRRAFEIGFLLFIPFLIIDLVVASVLMAVGMMMVPPATVALPFKLIFFVLVDGWTLVAGSLVQSYGG; encoded by the coding sequence ATGCTGGCCGGGGCCGTGCTGGCCGCCGGACCGGCCCTGTCCCAGAGCCTCAGCGTCGATCTCGGCGCCGGCGGCACCACCGAGCGGGCGCTCCAGCTCGTCGCGCTGATCACGATCCTGGCGGTGGCGCCGTCCGTGCTGGTGATGGCGACCGCGTTCACCCGGATCGTCGTGGTGCTGTCGATCCTGCGCTCGGCGCTCGGCACCCAGACCGCGCCGCCCACCGCGGTGATCGTCAGCCTGGCGCTGTTCCTCACCGCCTTCGTGATGGCGCCCACCGGCCGCGTGGCCTACAGCGCCGGGATCGAGCCGCTGGTCGCCGGGCGGATCACGCAGGCTCAGGCCTTCGAGCGCGCCTCGGCGCCGTTCAAGACGTTCATGCTGAAGAACGTCCGCGAGAAGGACCTGAAGCTGTTCCTCGACCTCGCCAAGGTGCCGGTGCCGAAGGGACCGGAGGATGTCGGCCTCGAGATCGTGACCCCGGCCTTCATGATCTCGGAGCTGCGCCGCGCCTTCGAGATCGGCTTCCTGCTGTTCATCCCGTTCCTGATCATCGACCTCGTGGTCGCCTCGGTGCTGATGGCGGTGGGCATGATGATGGTGCCGCCCGCCACCGTTGCGCTGCCGTTCAAGCTGATCTTCTTCGTGCTGGTCGACGGCTGGACCCTGGTGGCCGGATCGCTGGTCCAGAGCTACGGCGGATAG
- a CDS encoding flippase-like domain-containing protein — translation MSGDRAAPARRVGLAVLRRLPLIGTLIGLGLAVWLVATNDLSAVAAAFGRIGFVGFAGVTLVRALVVLICGFAWARILDGLSPAPASACLILRFVREGINVLLPVASVGGDVLGARLLTFWGVAGSLAAASVLADMLFQVGTLALFAGLGAGLLSQVEGPAAAELANWTLRTLAVAGLAVGAFFALQRTGIVRVVEDRIAALGRRFVRETEARPEPAPRIQGALDTVWAAGRRGRLVQSFALHALAWLLGAAEVAVVLTCIGVDQVTLSEILVIEALSQAIKAAAFLVPSGLGVQEGGLVLVCGLFGIDAGTAIALSLARRVPDVVLGLPALLVWQNLEARRTGVRPATPTCDRP, via the coding sequence GTGAGCGGCGACCGCGCCGCCCCGGCGCGTCGCGTCGGCTTGGCCGTGCTGCGCCGGCTGCCGCTGATCGGCACGCTGATCGGCCTGGGCCTCGCGGTCTGGTTGGTGGCCACCAACGATCTGTCCGCGGTCGCGGCGGCGTTCGGGCGAATCGGGTTCGTCGGCTTTGCCGGCGTCACGCTCGTCCGCGCGCTCGTGGTCCTGATCTGCGGCTTCGCCTGGGCCCGCATCCTTGATGGCCTGTCGCCCGCCCCGGCTTCGGCCTGCCTGATCCTGCGCTTCGTGCGCGAGGGCATCAACGTGCTGCTGCCGGTGGCCTCGGTCGGCGGCGACGTCCTCGGGGCGCGGCTCCTGACCTTCTGGGGGGTGGCCGGCTCGCTGGCTGCGGCCTCCGTGCTGGCCGACATGCTGTTCCAGGTGGGCACGCTGGCGCTGTTCGCAGGCCTCGGCGCCGGGCTGCTGAGCCAGGTCGAGGGGCCGGCCGCCGCCGAGCTCGCGAACTGGACGCTGCGCACCCTCGCGGTGGCGGGACTGGCGGTCGGGGCGTTCTTCGCGCTCCAGCGGACCGGGATCGTGCGCGTGGTCGAGGACCGTATCGCAGCCCTGGGCCGGCGCTTCGTGCGCGAGACGGAGGCGCGTCCGGAACCCGCCCCGCGGATCCAGGGGGCGCTCGACACGGTCTGGGCGGCGGGACGGCGCGGCCGCCTCGTGCAGTCGTTCGCGCTTCACGCGCTCGCCTGGCTGCTCGGTGCCGCCGAGGTCGCGGTCGTGCTGACCTGCATCGGCGTCGATCAGGTCACCCTGTCGGAGATCCTGGTGATCGAGGCGCTGAGCCAGGCGATCAAGGCGGCGGCCTTCCTGGTGCCGAGCGGCCTCGGCGTGCAGGAGGGCGGCCTCGTGCTGGTCTGCGGCCTGTTCGGCATCGATGCCGGGACGGCGATCGCCCTCTCGCTCGCCCGCCGCGTTCCCGATGTCGTGCTCGGCCTGCCGGCCCTCCTGGTCTGGCAGAACCTCGAGGCGCGGCGCACGGGGGTCCGGCCGGCGACGCCCACCTGCGACCGCCCGTGA